In the genome of Saprospira sp. CCB-QB6, one region contains:
- a CDS encoding caspase family protein: MKKQILGLFLLMMGAIQLQAQLQCLSGNCDNGIGRARKFLGEMPQGTYEGEFKNGKFDGLGKFSFVKGGFFEGRFKSGLYNGEGVLVDPEGNIKAGRWEDNILVEVNPKIRKASECLEGDCEQGYGKSMDYKGRVYEGYFVNRKYEGKGNLTYTDGSKYEGDWKNGLPDGEGTHYYRNGHKLSGRWVEGRCTENPIKMWAVVVGVANYQDFDKLTYTIDDARKFYSFLRSPEGGALPNEQIKLLLDEEATAKNILNTMGDLYEQADSNDLIIFYFAGHGLEGGFLPVDYQRNGSNTLYHTAVANMLNDSEAKFKLILADACHSGSLMATYAEYRDNGNELPPANNMNMGRDVIAQYKESFKRVDGGLAMILSSASEEISLETKKFEQGVFSYFLIMGLKGYADSDGNYIITVQELFDFIAKNVRKFTYGFQTPKMMGFLSEDYMPKGLNSEEMEEKNKEFVEEMPVGFGSKK; this comes from the coding sequence ATGAAAAAGCAGATTTTGGGGTTATTCCTTTTGATGATGGGGGCCATACAGTTGCAGGCGCAGCTACAGTGTTTGAGTGGAAACTGTGACAATGGGATTGGTCGGGCTCGGAAGTTTTTGGGGGAGATGCCTCAGGGGACCTATGAGGGAGAATTTAAGAATGGGAAATTTGATGGATTGGGAAAGTTTTCTTTTGTCAAGGGAGGCTTTTTTGAGGGGCGATTTAAGAGTGGTTTATATAATGGCGAGGGGGTATTGGTTGATCCTGAGGGGAATATCAAGGCGGGTCGTTGGGAGGACAATATTTTGGTAGAGGTCAATCCCAAGATTCGCAAAGCGAGTGAGTGTTTGGAGGGCGATTGTGAGCAGGGTTATGGGAAATCGATGGATTATAAGGGTCGAGTTTATGAGGGCTACTTTGTCAATCGGAAATATGAGGGCAAGGGCAACTTGACTTATACGGATGGCAGCAAATATGAGGGAGATTGGAAGAATGGTTTGCCAGATGGAGAGGGCACGCATTATTATCGGAATGGGCACAAATTGAGTGGTCGTTGGGTAGAGGGGCGTTGCACAGAGAATCCGATTAAGATGTGGGCAGTAGTTGTTGGGGTGGCCAATTATCAGGACTTTGACAAATTGACCTATACTATAGATGATGCGCGAAAATTTTATAGTTTTTTGCGTAGTCCAGAGGGGGGCGCTTTGCCCAATGAGCAGATTAAGTTGTTGTTGGATGAGGAGGCTACGGCCAAAAACATCTTGAATACCATGGGGGATTTGTATGAGCAGGCGGACAGCAATGATCTCATTATATTTTATTTTGCGGGCCATGGTTTAGAGGGGGGCTTTTTGCCTGTAGATTATCAGCGCAATGGTAGCAACACCTTATATCATACGGCAGTGGCCAATATGTTGAATGACAGTGAGGCCAAGTTTAAATTGATTTTGGCGGATGCTTGTCACTCGGGTAGTTTGATGGCCACTTATGCGGAATATCGGGACAATGGCAATGAGTTGCCGCCTGCCAACAACATGAACATGGGCCGTGATGTGATTGCGCAATATAAAGAGAGTTTTAAGCGGGTAGATGGTGGTTTGGCCATGATTTTATCTTCTGCCTCGGAGGAAATTTCTTTAGAGACCAAAAAATTTGAGCAGGGAGTATTTTCTTATTTCTTGATCATGGGGCTCAAAGGTTATGCGGATAGTGATGGGAACTACATCATTACGGTGCAGGAGTTATTTGACTTTATTGCTAAGAATGTTCGCAAGTTTACCTATGGCTTTCAGACGCCCAAAATGATGGGATTTTTGAGTGAGGATTATATGCCCAAGGGCTTGAACAGTGAGGAGATGGAGGAAAAAAACAAAGAATTTGTAGAAGAGATGCCAGTAGGTTTTGGTTCTAAAAAATAG
- a CDS encoding pseudouridine synthase → MKKEKYTGPFRNRRKGQPQEQKEEPKGLQEERSDMRLNKYLAHSGVSSRRKADEIIKEGRVTVNGQVVLEMGHRVEPEKDEIKLDGKVITPIKEYVYLLMNKPYNVISTVSDERGRRTVLDIAREHTSKRVYPVGRLDRNTTGLLLLTNDGDLAQKMAHPSYEVTKIYRITLDKPVAEEHVEAIRNTLELEDGPAPVDKIDYVPDSDGRSLNVELHIGRNRIVRRLFEHFGYEVKRLDRRKYGMLTKKGLRPGHCRPLRADELAVLKHLT, encoded by the coding sequence ATGAAAAAAGAAAAGTATACGGGACCATTTCGCAATAGACGAAAGGGGCAACCCCAGGAGCAGAAAGAAGAGCCTAAGGGGCTACAAGAGGAGCGCAGCGATATGCGTCTGAATAAATATTTGGCCCATTCGGGCGTAAGTTCTAGACGCAAAGCCGATGAGATCATCAAAGAGGGGCGAGTTACTGTAAATGGCCAGGTCGTTTTGGAAATGGGGCATCGGGTAGAGCCAGAAAAAGATGAAATCAAGTTAGATGGGAAAGTCATTACGCCCATTAAAGAGTATGTTTATTTGTTGATGAACAAACCTTATAATGTCATTAGCACCGTTAGTGATGAGCGGGGGCGGCGGACCGTATTGGATATTGCCAGAGAGCATACGTCTAAGCGGGTGTATCCTGTTGGGCGTTTGGACCGCAACACGACGGGTTTGTTACTTTTGACCAATGATGGAGATTTGGCTCAAAAAATGGCGCATCCCAGTTATGAGGTGACCAAAATTTACCGCATTACTTTAGATAAGCCGGTGGCGGAGGAGCATGTAGAAGCTATTCGCAACACTTTAGAGTTGGAGGATGGTCCGGCTCCGGTAGATAAAATTGATTATGTGCCGGATAGTGATGGCCGCAGTTTGAATGTAGAGCTACATATTGGTCGCAATCGGATTGTGCGGCGATTATTTGAGCATTTTGGTTATGAGGTCAAGCGTTTGGACCGAAGGAAATACGGCATGTTGACCAAAAAGGGTTTGCGGCCGGGGCATTGTCGGCCTTTGCGGGCGGATGAGTTAGCGGTTTTAAAGCATTTGACCTAA
- the scpB gene encoding SMC-Scp complex subunit ScpB produces the protein MQEHLERYIEALIFSAELPIKLGEIVDCLESAFSDSFSKKQVQLAIEGLMARYQQEQYSFELLEIAEGYQFLTKSNYYDLIGVYLKQKSKKKLSRSALETLAIIAYQQPVSKSEMERVRGVSCDYAVQKLLEKELIEIKGRSTEPGRPLLYGVSSKFMEHFGLASMKDLPKLKEFKVPDNAIGEAEKLI, from the coding sequence ATGCAAGAACATTTAGAACGATATATAGAGGCCCTGATATTTAGTGCAGAGCTGCCTATTAAGTTGGGCGAAATAGTAGATTGCTTGGAGTCTGCTTTTAGTGATAGTTTCAGCAAAAAGCAGGTACAATTGGCTATAGAGGGCTTAATGGCGCGCTATCAACAAGAGCAGTATAGCTTTGAGCTTTTAGAAATTGCAGAAGGCTATCAGTTTTTGACCAAAAGCAATTACTATGATTTGATCGGGGTTTATCTCAAGCAGAAGAGCAAGAAAAAACTATCGCGTTCGGCCTTAGAGACCTTGGCCATTATTGCTTATCAGCAGCCAGTGTCTAAGTCGGAAATGGAGCGAGTGCGGGGGGTAAGCTGTGATTATGCGGTGCAAAAATTACTAGAAAAAGAATTGATAGAAATAAAGGGGCGATCTACAGAGCCAGGGCGGCCCTTATTATATGGAGTGAGCAGTAAATTTATGGAGCATTTTGGTTTAGCTTCTATGAAGGATTTGCCCAAGCTCAAAGAGTTTAAAGTGCCAGATAACGCCATTGGCGAGGCAGAAAAGTTAATATAA
- a CDS encoding NAD(P)H-hydrate dehydratase produces the protein MKILTLEQLRAAEQAALEAEQISNLDLMQRAAKTFADWVAEQFPAGEYQWLSFLCGSGNNGGDGLAAARILSEMGYGVEVFIYRLQRETEDFLDQYEALKASGEVEITEIFSLEDLPVFDEREIIVDALLGSGLNRPLEGELAEIVEAINQCPNIILALDSPTGLQAEQPTLSSSIQADYTLSFETPRFAFMFPDNYDRVGEFHFRSIGLPEEFIADLPAHNYYVTPKTIANIYQKRGKYAHKGLFGHALLIMGSHGKMGAAILATRACLRAGAGLVTVHVPSCGYEVIQGAVPEAMVNLDDDRYVFTRIYDLQKYNTIAIGCGLSTKNKTRNALCYLLKHRDTPTVLDADALNILAQSPDWWEYIPKQSILTPHPKEFERMFGRSHNNFERYELLRQKAMELEVYIILKGANSCIATPEGNCYFNSTGNPGMGTAGSGDVLTGILTGLLAQPYSPLEACILGVYVHGLAGDLAVVEKSQEGLMAGDLIDYLGKAFLALNPKRKKIQKKVESKHPIV, from the coding sequence ATGAAAATACTGACACTAGAACAACTAAGAGCTGCAGAACAAGCTGCCTTAGAGGCCGAGCAAATTAGCAATTTGGACCTTATGCAACGGGCGGCCAAAACTTTTGCCGATTGGGTGGCCGAGCAATTTCCCGCTGGAGAATACCAATGGCTTAGCTTTCTTTGTGGCTCTGGTAATAATGGTGGAGATGGCTTGGCCGCTGCCCGCATCCTTTCCGAAATGGGCTATGGGGTAGAGGTTTTTATCTACCGCTTACAAAGAGAAACCGAAGACTTTTTGGACCAATATGAGGCCCTGAAAGCTAGCGGAGAAGTAGAAATTACCGAAATTTTCAGCCTAGAGGATCTTCCCGTTTTCGATGAACGTGAAATTATTGTAGATGCCCTTTTGGGCTCTGGCCTCAACCGCCCCTTAGAGGGCGAATTGGCAGAGATCGTAGAAGCCATCAATCAATGTCCCAATATCATTTTGGCCCTAGATAGTCCCACGGGCCTACAGGCCGAACAACCTACGCTCAGCAGTAGCATTCAGGCCGATTATACCCTGAGCTTTGAGACGCCCCGCTTTGCTTTTATGTTTCCCGATAATTATGATCGGGTGGGCGAGTTTCACTTCCGCTCTATTGGCTTGCCCGAGGAGTTTATTGCCGATTTGCCAGCGCACAATTATTATGTGACGCCTAAAACGATTGCCAATATTTACCAAAAACGAGGCAAGTACGCCCACAAAGGCCTTTTTGGACATGCCTTGCTCATTATGGGTAGCCACGGAAAAATGGGGGCGGCTATTTTGGCCACCCGTGCTTGTTTGCGGGCGGGTGCTGGCCTAGTGACGGTGCATGTGCCTAGCTGTGGATATGAGGTGATTCAGGGCGCTGTGCCCGAGGCGATGGTCAATTTAGATGATGATCGCTATGTGTTTACCCGCATCTACGACCTCCAAAAATATAATACGATTGCCATCGGTTGTGGCCTGAGTACGAAGAACAAGACCCGCAATGCGCTTTGCTATTTGCTCAAACATCGAGATACGCCCACCGTTTTGGATGCGGATGCTTTGAATATTTTGGCGCAGAGTCCCGACTGGTGGGAGTACATCCCCAAACAGAGTATTCTCACGCCTCACCCCAAAGAGTTTGAGCGTATGTTTGGCCGCAGCCACAACAATTTTGAGCGCTACGAATTGCTGCGCCAAAAGGCCATGGAACTAGAGGTATACATCATTCTCAAGGGGGCCAATAGTTGTATTGCGACTCCAGAGGGCAATTGCTACTTTAATTCAACGGGCAACCCAGGTATGGGGACCGCAGGTAGTGGCGATGTATTGACGGGCATTTTGACGGGCTTGTTGGCCCAACCTTACAGCCCCTTAGAAGCTTGTATTTTAGGGGTTTATGTACATGGTTTGGCCGGTGATTTAGCCGTAGTCGAAAAGAGCCAAGAGGGCCTAATGGCAGGTGATCTAATTGATTATTTGGGCAAGGCCTTTTTGGCCCTCAACCCCAAGCGCAAAAAGATACAGAAGAAGGTCGAGAGCAAGCATCCTATTGTCTAG
- a CDS encoding sensor histidine kinase, producing MESTVPLNWMSRFWSYVERPWLYHLLLWLLYFNLMLTINYNGWPELPFTLKTLGIHLFFVMALVYWNLWQILPQYLAQKKIGQYFLMATFATFLITPLELICLYWVMDEYTAAQEHLLRNQHIHFLFNFFVLSLSTALKIGKEWLRQERIKRDLEKRNLQSELSFLKSQINPHFLFNTLNNLYALSLKKSDKAPELVLRLSAMMRYMLYECNEKMVPLQKEISYMENYLALEQIRYGDKAQIALHYPQPLPQSVEVPPLLFIPFLENAFKHGLSNSIEEGYVWIELQIEEKKLNFRIENSKSSEPKGELYHQGGIGLSNVRRRLELLYPKRHQLQIMEDPSSYQVLLTLTKEEI from the coding sequence ATGGAATCGACTGTCCCCTTAAATTGGATGAGCCGCTTTTGGAGCTATGTAGAGCGTCCTTGGCTCTACCATCTATTGTTGTGGCTGCTCTATTTCAACCTGATGCTGACCATCAATTACAATGGTTGGCCAGAGCTACCTTTTACCCTCAAAACCTTGGGCATCCATCTGTTTTTTGTGATGGCCTTGGTCTACTGGAATCTTTGGCAAATCTTGCCGCAATATTTGGCGCAGAAGAAAATAGGCCAGTATTTTTTGATGGCTACTTTTGCCACCTTCCTCATTACACCTCTAGAGCTCATTTGTTTATATTGGGTCATGGACGAATATACGGCGGCCCAGGAACATCTGCTGAGAAACCAACATATTCATTTTCTTTTCAACTTCTTTGTTTTGAGCCTGAGTACGGCCCTAAAGATTGGCAAAGAGTGGCTGCGGCAAGAGCGCATCAAGAGAGATTTAGAAAAGCGGAATCTGCAATCAGAGCTTAGTTTTCTCAAGTCTCAAATCAATCCCCACTTCCTTTTTAATACCCTTAATAACTTATATGCGCTCAGCCTAAAAAAATCGGATAAGGCGCCAGAGTTGGTCCTCCGCCTTTCGGCCATGATGCGTTATATGCTTTATGAATGCAACGAAAAGATGGTCCCGCTACAAAAAGAGATCAGTTATATGGAGAACTATCTGGCCTTGGAACAAATCCGTTATGGCGACAAGGCCCAAATTGCGCTACATTACCCGCAGCCGCTTCCGCAAAGCGTAGAAGTTCCGCCCCTGCTTTTTATTCCCTTTCTAGAAAATGCCTTTAAACACGGGCTCTCTAACAGTATTGAAGAGGGCTATGTTTGGATAGAATTACAAATTGAAGAAAAAAAACTTAACTTTAGGATAGAAAATAGCAAAAGTAGTGAGCCCAAAGGCGAGCTTTATCACCAAGGTGGCATTGGCCTGAGTAATGTCCGCCGCCGACTTGAGCTATTGTACCCCAAACGACACCAACTCCAAATCATGGAGGACCCCAGCAGTTATCAGGTCCTCTTAACACTGACAAAGGAAGAAATATGA
- a CDS encoding LytR/AlgR family response regulator transcription factor codes for MNVLIVDDEPLARDVLQTYIEKLPSLTLIGSCQNAIEAFEQLNSQKVDLMLLDIHMPQISGIDFLKTLAQPPLVIFTTAYSNYALESYELNVVDYLLKPIAFDRFVKAINKAIELQKNRGQERQAPVEEPQTKGSDYIFVKADKKLIKVRFDEIFYIEGLKDYVILHTPQGRIVTLQTMKLLEAKLPAHLFKRVHRSYIANLSKIAMLEGNMLELNGKSIPVGKNYRDELLAIINEKRL; via the coding sequence ATGAATGTTTTAATCGTTGATGACGAGCCCCTAGCCAGAGACGTGCTGCAAACTTATATCGAAAAGCTCCCCAGCCTAACACTAATCGGAAGCTGCCAAAACGCCATCGAAGCCTTTGAGCAACTCAATAGCCAAAAGGTAGACTTGATGCTGCTCGATATTCACATGCCCCAAATTTCTGGCATTGATTTTCTCAAAACATTGGCCCAACCTCCACTGGTCATTTTTACTACGGCCTACTCCAATTATGCCCTAGAAAGCTATGAACTCAATGTAGTTGATTATCTGCTCAAACCCATCGCTTTCGATCGCTTTGTCAAAGCAATCAACAAGGCTATAGAACTACAAAAAAATCGCGGCCAAGAACGACAAGCACCAGTAGAGGAGCCACAGACCAAAGGCAGCGACTACATTTTTGTCAAAGCAGATAAAAAGCTCATTAAGGTCCGTTTTGACGAAATTTTTTATATTGAAGGGCTCAAGGATTATGTCATTTTGCACACCCCGCAAGGACGTATCGTCACCCTGCAAACCATGAAATTACTAGAAGCCAAACTGCCCGCCCATCTCTTTAAGCGGGTGCATCGTTCTTATATCGCCAACCTGAGCAAAATAGCTATGCTAGAAGGCAATATGCTGGAGCTCAACGGCAAAAGCATTCCCGTAGGCAAAAATTATCGCGACGAGCTGCTGGCCATTATCAATGAAAAGCGCTTATAA
- a CDS encoding vWA domain-containing protein: MSYFQGETPDNYEQKCLCTLVLDTSGSMGGEPIRELNRGLQEFYAAIEEDLIAANRLEVSIVTFGSRINTIQEPSLIEGFDMPTLGVSGTTRLVDAVREAMRKTEERKQWYKETGQPYYRPIVVLITDGEPDRDQDVNGISAEIREAVEGKRFTFFGLGVKGYNHATLQRICPPSAPPMPLAGYKFSEFFKWLSNSIGIITKSKEGETIELPPISDWAQMKF; this comes from the coding sequence ATGAGTTACTTTCAGGGAGAAACCCCAGACAATTACGAACAAAAATGTTTGTGCACCTTGGTCCTCGATACTTCGGGCTCTATGGGTGGAGAACCTATTCGCGAGCTCAACCGTGGCTTGCAAGAGTTTTATGCCGCCATTGAGGAGGACCTTATTGCGGCCAACCGCTTAGAGGTAAGCATTGTGACCTTTGGTAGCCGCATCAACACCATTCAAGAACCCTCTCTCATTGAGGGCTTTGATATGCCTACTTTGGGCGTAAGTGGAACTACTCGTTTGGTCGATGCCGTTCGAGAAGCCATGCGCAAAACCGAAGAGCGCAAACAATGGTACAAAGAAACAGGACAGCCTTATTATCGCCCAATTGTCGTTCTTATTACTGATGGCGAACCCGATAGAGACCAGGATGTCAATGGCATTTCTGCCGAAATCCGCGAGGCCGTAGAAGGCAAGCGATTTACTTTCTTTGGATTGGGGGTAAAAGGCTACAATCATGCAACCTTGCAGCGCATCTGTCCGCCCTCGGCTCCCCCCATGCCCCTAGCTGGCTACAAGTTCTCTGAGTTCTTCAAGTGGTTGAGCAACAGTATTGGAATCATCACTAAATCTAAGGAAGGAGAAACCATTGAGCTTCCCCCAATTAGTGATTGGGCCCAAATGAAGTTTTAA
- a CDS encoding PP2C family serine/threonine-protein phosphatase: MSQEEKSPWVLAYASVIGNGHIQSGIPCQDSTAHHRINEDWGVAVVCDGAGSAAQSHIGSDFVARNTAHCLEEVIKRCAWSPSQLPDEKTWRKEAQRALQLVMQRLMQFAKQREIPLPQLACTVLATLYCEGALLSVHIGDGRAAYSDAPGQWKALIAPYRGNEANETVFITSRIWNPAGIEEYIESSVTTGPIRAFALMSDGCEKAAFEVNIFDPKTKKYSDPNRPFPRFFEPNVPGLRQLHKEQKSQEEINKLWSGFLTAGTKQFKHEIDDKSMILAVRLAEVPQEKNI; the protein is encoded by the coding sequence ATGAGTCAGGAAGAAAAAAGCCCTTGGGTCTTAGCCTATGCTTCGGTAATTGGCAACGGACATATTCAATCGGGTATCCCTTGCCAAGATAGCACAGCACATCATCGCATCAATGAAGATTGGGGCGTGGCGGTAGTCTGTGACGGTGCAGGTTCTGCGGCCCAATCACATATTGGGTCTGATTTTGTGGCCCGAAACACGGCCCATTGTTTAGAGGAGGTGATTAAGCGTTGTGCTTGGTCCCCCAGCCAATTGCCCGATGAAAAAACTTGGCGCAAAGAGGCCCAAAGAGCCTTGCAATTGGTGATGCAAAGGCTGATGCAGTTTGCGAAGCAGAGAGAAATTCCTCTCCCTCAGTTGGCCTGTACAGTTTTGGCTACCCTTTATTGTGAAGGGGCTTTGCTGAGCGTCCATATTGGCGATGGCCGGGCTGCTTATTCAGATGCTCCAGGCCAATGGAAGGCGCTTATAGCGCCCTATCGAGGTAATGAGGCCAATGAAACAGTCTTTATTACCTCTAGAATTTGGAATCCCGCTGGCATTGAAGAGTACATTGAAAGCTCGGTAACGACTGGCCCAATTCGCGCCTTTGCCCTCATGAGTGACGGTTGTGAAAAGGCCGCTTTTGAGGTCAATATCTTTGACCCCAAGACAAAGAAATACAGCGATCCCAATCGTCCTTTTCCTCGCTTTTTTGAGCCTAATGTGCCTGGTTTGCGCCAGCTGCACAAAGAGCAAAAAAGCCAGGAAGAAATCAATAAACTATGGAGCGGCTTTTTGACCGCTGGCACCAAGCAATTTAAGCATGAGATTGACGACAAAAGTATGATTTTGGCCGTTCGTCTAGCGGAGGTGCCCCAAGAAAAAAATATTTAA
- a CDS encoding protein kinase domain-containing protein, with the protein MPQQFYIAGSKEAISLPDKPFASGGEGGLYAIEHPVRYLDYVAKIYHPHKRKSESREEKLSYMLQNRPNVEQEGMHQPIIWVDQLLYDAQDNFVGYLMPKAKGEKLEVLCAPNLPKRLGRAWQRLAFGHEDAWRLRMKVCYNIAAAVSQLHATGRYVLVDLKPDNVLIQSNGLIALVDMDSIEVVENGQTVFPATVVTPEYTPPEYYEGLRPGEKSIPKSWDEFSLAVIFYRLLLGIHPFAASALPPYDHLVSLGDKIHQGLYVHHQRGLFSVIPPPHQQFEELEEEIQTLFNRTFVDGHQEPEQRISAEEWGNTFLNSPLLLIDRPLPSKVLSVEHKQQQNWYELAVSRAVDELKLAAPELKELQQQMADGPLNRKGFQDKTLKIYRTAGRIALNLLKFVGIVFVVIVIFVFLIGLVSDEFDFATAFEVLSELFFFIPRTIFNLITSPTSWIFVLIPLIISSGQSILKFVSKKVGQVVEFAQEQMALTKAQRRRYLEDKQYSLFTERVKLKQKVQDIRQELETLIKLKEKREQNFQNTYGKNVRSANQRIQADIAKESYQIKVQDQKARELMRAEAKEIRALRQKYHDYLQVAPYANILGHSPEQKLQQLPYWAGAEGIDKSQEAQIARQLEDWKNRFEEELNHIQNRYDQAQQQLVQEGETHKIKIEDIVKKASKEIRQESQLDDKLLDKAYRKLLKTRNELLIELHGEEHKLKDLNQKIKLLRSELTQLR; encoded by the coding sequence ATGCCCCAACAGTTTTATATAGCCGGCAGTAAAGAGGCCATCAGTTTGCCCGATAAACCCTTTGCGAGTGGAGGGGAGGGCGGTCTGTATGCCATTGAGCATCCCGTTCGTTATTTAGATTATGTGGCCAAAATTTATCATCCGCATAAGCGCAAAAGCGAAAGCCGAGAGGAGAAGTTGAGCTATATGCTTCAAAATCGGCCAAATGTGGAGCAAGAAGGTATGCATCAGCCCATTATTTGGGTGGATCAGTTGCTCTATGATGCTCAAGATAATTTTGTGGGTTACCTCATGCCCAAGGCCAAAGGTGAAAAGCTGGAAGTGCTTTGTGCGCCCAATTTGCCCAAGCGTTTGGGCCGGGCTTGGCAGCGCCTAGCCTTTGGGCATGAGGATGCTTGGCGTCTTCGGATGAAGGTTTGCTATAATATTGCGGCAGCGGTTTCACAATTGCATGCCACGGGCCGCTATGTATTAGTTGATCTCAAGCCAGATAATGTCTTGATTCAGAGCAATGGATTGATTGCTTTGGTGGATATGGATTCTATTGAGGTTGTAGAAAATGGGCAAACTGTTTTTCCCGCTACAGTGGTAACGCCTGAATATACACCGCCAGAGTATTATGAAGGCCTTCGTCCAGGCGAAAAATCTATTCCTAAGAGTTGGGATGAGTTTAGTTTGGCCGTTATTTTTTACCGTCTTTTGTTGGGGATTCACCCATTTGCGGCCTCTGCCCTACCACCTTATGACCATTTGGTTTCTTTGGGCGATAAGATTCATCAGGGCTTGTATGTGCATCATCAGCGAGGGTTGTTTAGTGTTATTCCGCCTCCTCACCAACAATTTGAAGAGCTCGAAGAAGAGATACAAACACTCTTTAATCGGACTTTTGTCGATGGGCATCAGGAGCCAGAACAGCGTATCTCGGCAGAAGAATGGGGCAATACTTTTTTGAATAGCCCATTGTTGTTGATTGATCGGCCTTTGCCTTCTAAGGTCCTTTCGGTAGAACACAAACAGCAGCAAAACTGGTATGAGCTGGCCGTAAGCCGAGCTGTAGATGAGCTCAAGCTGGCTGCTCCTGAACTCAAGGAATTGCAGCAACAAATGGCTGATGGTCCCTTGAACCGAAAAGGCTTTCAGGATAAAACCCTAAAAATTTATCGTACAGCAGGACGCATTGCCCTCAATTTGCTCAAATTTGTAGGAATTGTCTTTGTCGTAATTGTCATCTTTGTGTTCCTCATAGGTCTTGTCTCCGATGAGTTCGATTTTGCAACTGCTTTTGAGGTGCTCTCTGAACTCTTTTTCTTTATCCCAAGAACCATTTTTAACCTAATCACTAGCCCTACCAGCTGGATTTTCGTGCTCATTCCGCTAATTATTAGCTCAGGCCAAAGTATCCTAAAATTTGTGAGCAAAAAAGTAGGGCAAGTCGTAGAGTTTGCTCAAGAACAAATGGCGTTGACCAAAGCACAGCGTCGCCGCTATTTAGAGGACAAACAATATAGCCTATTTACGGAGCGGGTTAAGCTTAAACAAAAGGTACAGGATATTCGCCAAGAGCTAGAAACCTTGATAAAACTCAAAGAAAAGCGAGAGCAAAACTTCCAAAACACCTATGGCAAAAATGTTCGCTCAGCCAACCAACGGATTCAAGCAGATATTGCTAAAGAAAGCTATCAAATTAAGGTACAGGACCAAAAAGCCAGAGAGTTAATGCGAGCCGAAGCCAAGGAAATCCGGGCGCTTCGACAAAAGTATCACGACTATTTGCAAGTGGCCCCCTATGCCAATATTTTGGGCCATAGCCCAGAGCAAAAACTCCAACAACTGCCCTATTGGGCTGGCGCCGAGGGCATCGACAAAAGCCAAGAAGCTCAGATTGCTCGACAGCTAGAAGACTGGAAAAATCGCTTTGAAGAAGAGCTCAACCACATCCAAAACCGCTACGACCAAGCCCAACAGCAACTGGTCCAAGAAGGAGAAACACACAAAATTAAAATCGAGGATATTGTCAAAAAAGCCTCTAAAGAAATTCGCCAAGAATCTCAACTCGACGACAAATTACTCGATAAAGCTTATCGGAAATTGCTCAAAACCCGTAACGAACTACTCATAGAATTACATGGCGAAGAACATAAACTCAAAGACCTCAACCAGAAAATTAAACTTTTGCGTTCAGAGCTCACTCAGCTCCGATAA
- a CDS encoding type B 50S ribosomal protein L31, protein MKQGLHPEDYRLVVFKDISTDYSFLTRSTAPSRDTITWEDGNEYPLVKLEISSASHPFYTGKMTFVDTAGRIDKFKKKFAKFDLG, encoded by the coding sequence ATGAAACAAGGATTGCATCCAGAAGACTATCGTCTTGTCGTGTTCAAAGATATTTCTACGGACTACAGCTTCCTAACTCGTTCTACTGCTCCTAGCAGAGACACGATCACTTGGGAAGATGGCAATGAGTATCCCCTCGTTAAATTGGAGATCTCTAGCGCCTCTCATCCTTTCTACACAGGAAAGATGACTTTTGTAGATACTGCTGGACGTATCGACAAGTTCAAAAAGAAATTTGCCAAGTTCGACTTGGGCTAG